In a genomic window of Dyadobacter fermentans DSM 18053:
- a CDS encoding rhamnogalacturonan acetylesterase, with protein sequence MTRKHLLRPLAATLFLLIAAGFRVAERPITVYLIGDSTMANKAVKAYPEAGWGMPFAYFFDQTVKVDNRAVNGRSTKTFIEEKRWQSVSDSLREGDYVLIQFGHNDEVKTKKSYIDEAGYQNNLVRFIEETRAKKANPVLITPVARRSFDAEGKIQDTHAVYSQLVRDVAAAQSVPLIDLDKRSQVLLQSMGVENSKLLYLHLAADEHPNYPAGKEDNTHFSELGARKMAQLVLADIKALKLALAERIVKNP encoded by the coding sequence ATGACCAGAAAACACTTACTCCGTCCATTGGCGGCTACATTATTTTTGCTGATCGCAGCGGGTTTCCGGGTTGCCGAACGGCCCATTACCGTGTACCTCATCGGCGACTCCACGATGGCCAACAAAGCAGTAAAAGCTTATCCCGAAGCAGGATGGGGAATGCCATTTGCCTATTTTTTTGATCAAACGGTGAAGGTCGATAACCGGGCGGTGAATGGGCGTAGCACGAAAACCTTTATAGAGGAAAAGCGCTGGCAATCGGTGTCCGACAGTCTACGGGAAGGCGATTATGTGCTGATCCAGTTCGGGCATAATGATGAAGTTAAAACCAAGAAAAGCTACATTGATGAGGCGGGTTACCAGAACAACCTGGTGCGTTTTATCGAAGAAACGCGAGCGAAAAAGGCCAATCCAGTGCTCATTACCCCGGTAGCGCGGCGGAGTTTCGATGCCGAGGGGAAAATTCAGGACACGCACGCCGTGTACTCGCAGCTCGTGCGCGACGTAGCGGCGGCACAAAGCGTTCCGCTGATCGATCTTGATAAACGAAGCCAGGTATTACTTCAAAGCATGGGCGTGGAGAACTCGAAATTGCTCTACCTGCACCTTGCTGCGGATGAACATCCCAACTACCCGGCCGGAAAAGAAGACAATACCCATTTCAGCGAGCTTGGTGCCCGTAAAATGGCACAGCTTGTGCTGGCCGACATTAAGGCGCTCAAACTGGCGCTGGCCGAACGGATCGTTAAAAATCCCTGA
- a CDS encoding TonB-dependent receptor, producing MKTFLTTLFSTTILLISLVAQAQNPPIVNATVTGTILDAATDSPLIGATVTIKGTTNGAATDANGEFQLVTGQKLPFTLVVSFLGYIKKEVVIEGSGVTIKLDPSADNLEDVIISSRRRQESAQEVPIPISVIRGSAAEDAGAFNVNRLKELVPTVQLYVSNARNTTLNIRGLGSTYGLTNDGIDPGVGFYVDGVYYARPAATALDFIDIERIEVLRGPQGTLFGKNTTAGAFNITTRGASFDPSGSFELSYGNFGYIQAKGSFTGPINKKLAARVSFTGTQRNGLFFNEHTQQPINDINNIGVRGQILYQPNSKVNITVIGDVSDQKPNGYGWPIAGVVPTKRAPYRQFDAIIADLGYKLPYSSAFERKLDLDTPSKADNRLGGVSANADIKIGNGTLTATSAWRFWKWVPLNDRDYLGLPVFTISSGNSVHDQWSQEIRYSGKISPKLSGVVGLFGLWQDLKSDPVQTEEAGSAQWRFAQNSTSELWKTPGLFDNFGIRTTNRIKSTSLAVFAQADWAITDKLHVLPGVRYNYDKKVVDYKRETYGGLQTTDAALLALKRLVYTDQAFNTNYDQGNFSGQLSLQYKASSRFNAYATYSVGYKPIGVNVGGLPTANGAVLLDLANVKPEHVDHKELGIKTKPTANSVLNLTLYRSDINDFQTQVQTPEPGVNRGYLANAEKVRVQGVEVDGNIRFSNLSFNAAVAYTDGKYVKFANAPVPLEEVGGEQAFKDISGGALPGISKWSGSVGGEGTVKGTFLGLKGNYFLGIDVFARSGFSSSPSPSKYLNIDGYSLTNGRLGFRASNGISFFVWARNVFNKDYYELLLAAPGSYGQYAGIVGDQRTYGVTLRYSF from the coding sequence TCGACGCCGCCACCGACTCCCCGCTTATTGGTGCTACCGTCACCATTAAGGGAACAACGAACGGTGCCGCAACGGATGCAAACGGTGAGTTTCAGCTGGTAACGGGTCAGAAACTACCTTTCACACTGGTTGTTTCGTTTTTGGGCTATATCAAAAAAGAAGTTGTGATCGAAGGCAGCGGGGTGACTATCAAGCTCGATCCTTCGGCGGATAACCTGGAAGACGTGATCATTTCGTCGCGTCGCCGTCAGGAATCTGCTCAGGAAGTTCCCATTCCGATTTCCGTGATCCGCGGATCGGCCGCTGAGGATGCAGGTGCGTTCAATGTAAACCGTTTGAAAGAACTGGTTCCGACCGTTCAGCTGTATGTGTCGAACGCGCGTAATACAACTTTGAACATCCGCGGCCTCGGATCTACCTATGGCCTTACCAACGATGGCATCGACCCTGGCGTGGGTTTTTATGTGGATGGCGTTTACTACGCACGTCCGGCTGCAACGGCACTCGATTTCATTGATATTGAGCGCATTGAAGTATTGCGCGGACCACAGGGAACACTTTTCGGAAAAAACACGACGGCCGGCGCATTCAACATCACCACCCGCGGCGCGAGCTTCGACCCCAGCGGCAGCTTCGAGCTAAGCTATGGTAACTTCGGTTACATTCAGGCCAAAGGGTCATTCACCGGCCCCATCAATAAGAAACTTGCGGCACGCGTGTCGTTCACGGGAACGCAGCGTAATGGGCTGTTTTTCAACGAACACACGCAACAGCCGATCAACGATATCAATAATATCGGTGTGCGCGGCCAGATTCTTTACCAGCCAAACAGCAAGGTGAACATTACCGTTATCGGCGACGTGTCGGATCAGAAACCAAACGGCTACGGCTGGCCTATCGCAGGCGTGGTGCCTACAAAACGTGCGCCTTACCGTCAATTCGACGCGATTATCGCCGACCTGGGCTACAAACTCCCCTATTCAAGCGCATTCGAACGCAAACTTGACCTTGATACGCCTTCAAAAGCAGATAACAGACTTGGTGGCGTATCGGCCAACGCTGACATCAAAATCGGAAACGGAACCCTTACCGCAACTTCGGCATGGCGTTTCTGGAAATGGGTGCCCCTTAACGACCGCGATTACCTGGGATTGCCGGTATTCACGATTTCGTCCGGTAACTCGGTGCATGACCAATGGTCGCAGGAGATCCGCTATTCAGGCAAAATTTCCCCTAAACTCAGCGGTGTAGTTGGTTTGTTCGGACTTTGGCAAGACCTGAAATCCGATCCTGTGCAAACGGAAGAGGCCGGTTCTGCACAGTGGCGTTTTGCACAAAACAGCACCAGCGAACTCTGGAAAACACCGGGCTTGTTCGATAACTTCGGTATCCGCACCACCAACCGCATCAAAAGCACCAGCCTTGCCGTGTTCGCACAGGCCGACTGGGCAATCACCGACAAGCTCCATGTATTGCCGGGCGTTCGCTACAACTACGACAAGAAAGTGGTGGATTACAAAAGAGAGACTTACGGCGGCCTGCAAACGACCGACGCTGCATTGCTCGCGCTGAAACGACTGGTTTACACGGACCAGGCCTTCAACACGAACTACGACCAGGGTAACTTTTCGGGACAATTGTCGCTCCAATACAAAGCCAGCAGCCGTTTCAATGCCTATGCAACGTATTCGGTGGGTTACAAGCCTATCGGCGTAAACGTGGGCGGCTTGCCGACAGCCAATGGCGCTGTTCTGCTCGACCTGGCTAATGTGAAGCCCGAGCACGTGGATCACAAAGAGTTGGGTATCAAAACAAAACCGACTGCTAACTCCGTCCTGAACCTGACCTTGTACCGTTCGGACATCAACGATTTCCAGACCCAGGTTCAGACTCCCGAGCCGGGCGTAAACCGCGGCTATCTTGCCAATGCTGAAAAAGTGCGGGTACAAGGCGTGGAAGTAGATGGTAACATTCGATTCAGCAACCTGTCGTTCAATGCGGCGGTGGCTTATACCGACGGAAAATATGTCAAATTCGCCAATGCACCCGTGCCTTTGGAAGAAGTAGGCGGTGAGCAGGCATTCAAGGATATTTCGGGCGGTGCGCTGCCGGGCATTTCGAAATGGTCGGGCTCCGTAGGGGGTGAAGGAACGGTGAAAGGCACCTTCCTGGGACTGAAAGGCAACTACTTCCTGGGTATCGACGTATTTGCGCGCTCCGGCTTCTCATCCAGCCCATCACCATCCAAATACCTGAACATCGACGGCTACTCGCTGACCAACGGCCGCCTCGGTTTCCGCGCCTCGAACGGCATTTCGTTCTTCGTATGGGCCAGAAACGTGTTCAACAAAGACTACTACGAACTGCTCCTGGCAGCACCGGGCAGCTACGGCCAGTACGCCGGCATCGTGGGCGACCAGCGCACCTACGGCGTCACATTGCGCTACTCGTTCTAA
- a CDS encoding helix-turn-helix domain-containing protein: MNALEKIPLDPVIHRFIGTSFDLSDRIHEILENKGISQKELAEMLGKKESQVSKWMTGTHNFTIKTLALLEVKLGVSIFQVSNGVIQPIEQEVPEPV, translated from the coding sequence ATGAATGCGCTAGAAAAAATTCCTCTGGATCCGGTCATACACAGATTTATTGGAACAAGCTTCGATCTTTCCGACCGTATCCATGAGATACTGGAAAACAAGGGGATTTCACAGAAGGAACTGGCCGAAATGCTCGGCAAAAAGGAGTCGCAGGTGAGTAAATGGATGACCGGGACGCACAACTTTACGATCAAGACACTGGCATTGCTTGAAGTGAAACTGGGCGTCTCAATTTTCCAGGTGTCGAATGGGGTTATACAGCCCATTGAGCAGGAGGTACCGGAGCCGGTTTGA
- a CDS encoding glycosyl hydrolase: MKKLILLAWAVPALAWGQSPALQQGFQTPPDAAKPRVWWHWMNGNITKEGITKDLEWMKRVGIGGFQNFDASLFTPNVTPKKLVFMTPDWKDAFKHTTDLAQKLGLEMAIAGSPGWSVTGGPWVPAADAMKKYVWTETHVPGGQTFTGKLPPPAPVAGKFQNVPLPAEGGMSGPSGEVPDYYADALVIAYKLPSADKRMSTLNPKVTSSGGSFSVAELTDGDLGKTSLLPPMEVGQDMWVQYEFDTPQTFKALTIVGASSGGALAEFNGAPNNRTLRVSDDGVTFRDVAPIKGSIVPQNTLAFTPVTARFYRIAFKTLAPPFNPFVAMMGGGGGQPAAPEGVHVAEIVFHNTDRMDQFEEKAGFSPWRENTSSLIQPNADAVPLTDVIDLTSKMTADGSLNWTPPAGNWVVVRLGYSLTGRKNHPASPEATGLEVDKLDKAAVTRYINTYLDMYKDATGGQMGAKGLQFMVLDSYEAGHMTWTKEMPQEFKKRRGYDITPWIPALTGIIVKSAAESDRFLWDFRKTIGELIIENHYEVIGDALKARGMKRYTESHEGGRIYLADGMDVKRKADIPMAAMWTPGSLAGGADEEVRSEADIRESASVAHIYGQNIVAAESMTSVGNAFTWYPEKLKRTADLEMASGLNRFVIHTSVHQPLDDKKPGFSLGPFGQYFTRQETWAEQAKAWMDYLGRSCFMLQQGKPVVDVLYYYGENSNITQISTQKLPPIPAGYAFDFANSSVIKDMLKIEKGLIATPSGQQYRLLVLDSTARDMTLPVLQKIGELVDNGMKVAGVKPERSPSLGDDPSAFTALVNRIWNNPNVSSQPLETVLSSIAPKDVAISGEKAKILYVHRQTPDADIYWLDNRSNEANQASISFRVTGKIPVLWNPETGKTSKVFYQIADGRTTIPLKFDSWQAYFIVFSGKAPNNLHSEPEWRESDATAVTGTWTVRFQPGLGAPAQAQMNELASLSEHADAGIKYFSGTATYENTLNVSAINKKARYWLHLGDVKNLAEVIVNGKNAGIIWKKPFRIDITDAVKRGANSIQVRVTNTWVNRLIGDAQPGTATKITYTTMPFYKADSPLQPSGLLGPVKLVAATPAK, from the coding sequence ATGAAAAAACTTATACTACTTGCGTGGGCGGTGCCTGCGCTTGCCTGGGGGCAGTCACCCGCTTTGCAGCAAGGCTTCCAAACGCCTCCCGATGCGGCTAAACCGCGTGTTTGGTGGCATTGGATGAACGGCAACATTACCAAAGAAGGGATCACCAAAGACCTCGAATGGATGAAGCGCGTAGGCATTGGCGGCTTCCAGAATTTCGATGCGAGCCTTTTTACACCCAATGTGACGCCCAAAAAGCTGGTGTTCATGACGCCCGACTGGAAGGACGCTTTCAAACATACCACCGACCTCGCCCAAAAGCTCGGCCTCGAAATGGCGATCGCAGGCTCACCCGGTTGGAGCGTTACCGGCGGGCCGTGGGTACCGGCCGCAGATGCGATGAAAAAGTACGTTTGGACCGAAACGCATGTGCCGGGCGGGCAAACTTTTACAGGCAAACTCCCCCCGCCCGCACCGGTGGCCGGGAAGTTTCAGAATGTGCCATTGCCTGCCGAAGGCGGGATGTCAGGACCGTCGGGCGAAGTGCCGGATTATTATGCCGATGCGCTCGTGATCGCCTACAAGCTGCCTTCTGCCGACAAGCGCATGAGCACGCTCAATCCCAAAGTAACGTCGAGCGGAGGCTCTTTTTCGGTAGCCGAACTGACCGACGGCGATTTGGGCAAAACCTCCCTCCTGCCGCCGATGGAAGTTGGCCAGGATATGTGGGTACAATATGAATTCGATACACCGCAGACATTCAAGGCATTGACGATTGTAGGCGCCAGCTCGGGCGGCGCATTGGCCGAGTTCAACGGAGCGCCCAACAACCGGACGCTGCGGGTAAGCGACGACGGCGTCACTTTCCGCGACGTTGCGCCCATCAAAGGCAGCATTGTTCCTCAAAACACACTGGCATTTACTCCCGTAACGGCCAGATTCTACCGGATCGCGTTCAAAACGCTGGCGCCGCCGTTCAATCCTTTCGTAGCGATGATGGGCGGAGGCGGCGGGCAGCCGGCCGCGCCCGAGGGCGTTCATGTGGCCGAAATCGTGTTTCATAATACCGACCGGATGGATCAGTTCGAAGAAAAGGCTGGTTTCAGCCCCTGGCGCGAGAATACTTCCTCGCTGATCCAGCCCAATGCGGACGCGGTACCCCTCACCGACGTGATCGACCTGACTTCCAAAATGACCGCCGACGGCAGCCTGAACTGGACACCGCCTGCCGGCAACTGGGTGGTGGTACGGCTCGGGTACTCGCTCACCGGGCGCAAAAATCATCCCGCCTCGCCGGAAGCAACCGGTTTAGAAGTGGATAAGCTCGATAAAGCAGCCGTGACCCGCTATATTAATACCTATCTCGATATGTATAAGGACGCTACCGGCGGGCAAATGGGCGCGAAAGGACTGCAATTCATGGTGCTCGACAGCTACGAGGCAGGCCATATGACCTGGACGAAAGAAATGCCGCAGGAGTTCAAAAAGCGCCGAGGCTACGACATCACGCCCTGGATTCCCGCGCTCACAGGCATCATCGTGAAAAGCGCCGCTGAAAGCGACCGCTTTTTGTGGGATTTCCGAAAAACCATCGGCGAACTGATCATCGAAAACCACTACGAGGTGATCGGCGACGCATTGAAAGCGCGCGGAATGAAGCGCTATACCGAATCGCACGAGGGCGGCCGCATTTACCTGGCCGACGGCATGGATGTGAAGCGCAAGGCCGACATTCCGATGGCTGCAATGTGGACGCCCGGCAGCCTGGCCGGGGGCGCCGACGAGGAAGTGCGGAGCGAAGCCGACATCCGCGAATCGGCCTCGGTGGCGCACATTTACGGACAAAACATCGTCGCGGCGGAATCGATGACGTCCGTTGGCAATGCATTCACCTGGTATCCCGAAAAGCTGAAACGCACGGCGGATCTCGAAATGGCGTCGGGACTGAACCGGTTTGTGATCCACACCTCCGTTCACCAGCCACTGGACGACAAAAAACCCGGCTTTTCGCTCGGGCCGTTCGGGCAGTATTTCACGCGGCAGGAAACCTGGGCAGAACAGGCAAAGGCGTGGATGGATTACCTGGGGAGGAGCTGTTTCATGCTGCAACAAGGCAAGCCGGTGGTGGATGTGCTGTATTATTATGGTGAAAACTCAAATATCACGCAGATCTCCACGCAAAAACTTCCCCCGATACCTGCCGGCTATGCATTCGATTTCGCGAATTCGAGTGTGATCAAAGATATGCTGAAAATAGAAAAAGGCTTGATCGCGACGCCATCGGGCCAGCAGTATCGTTTGCTGGTGCTGGACTCTACCGCCAGGGATATGACATTGCCGGTGCTGCAAAAGATTGGCGAACTGGTGGATAACGGAATGAAAGTGGCGGGCGTGAAACCGGAGCGTTCCCCCAGCCTGGGTGACGATCCGTCGGCATTTACGGCGCTCGTCAACAGGATTTGGAATAATCCGAATGTTTCCTCGCAGCCGCTGGAAACCGTTTTGAGCAGCATTGCGCCCAAAGATGTGGCCATATCCGGCGAGAAAGCGAAGATCCTTTACGTGCACCGCCAAACACCCGACGCCGACATTTACTGGCTCGACAACCGCAGTAACGAGGCCAACCAGGCCAGTATCAGCTTCCGCGTTACCGGCAAAATTCCCGTACTATGGAACCCAGAAACCGGCAAAACCAGTAAAGTCTTTTACCAGATCGCCGACGGCCGGACCACCATTCCTTTGAAATTCGATTCCTGGCAGGCCTATTTTATCGTTTTCAGTGGCAAGGCTCCCAACAATTTGCATTCCGAGCCCGAATGGCGCGAATCGGACGCCACTGCTGTGACGGGCACCTGGACCGTGCGCTTTCAACCGGGCCTGGGCGCTCCTGCGCAGGCGCAAATGAATGAACTCGCCTCGCTATCGGAGCATGCGGATGCCGGGATCAAATACTTTTCGGGAACTGCCACTTACGAAAACACGCTCAATGTGTCGGCAATTAATAAAAAAGCGCGCTACTGGCTCCACCTCGGCGATGTGAAAAATCTCGCCGAAGTGATCGTGAATGGCAAAAATGCAGGCATTATCTGGAAAAAGCCGTTCCGTATCGACATTACCGACGCGGTGAAGCGGGGCGCTAATAGCATTCAGGTGCGTGTTACCAATACCTGGGTAAACCGCCTGATCGGCGACGCACAACCCGGCACCGCCACCAAAATCACTTATACGACGATGCCGTTTTACAAAGCCGATTCACCTTTACAGCCCAGCGGCTTGCTGGGCCCGGTGAAACTGGTGGCGGCAACGCCCGCAAAATAG
- a CDS encoding endonuclease/exonuclease/phosphatase family protein: MHYFKSFLEVAGVLIVMMSLIPLIRSDYWTFRVFEYPRLQKLVLCVAVTGIYISLFFSTDLQTLILSGAFLLNTIYLCYLVYPFTRLAGTVIEPAKKHLPENRLSILSSNVFQDNRNTEGCMNLIRKYDPDVLLLLETDRFWHESTLALQKDYPYEVPVPLENTYGMLLYSKLELSDVQVRYLVDEEIPSIKAQVALPSGQRIQLFCVHPTPPVPGENLHSTERDKELLLVAKEVKASRLPCIVVGDLNDVAWSYTTDLFTKISGLLDPRIGRGFYNTFHAGMPLLRFPLDHVFCSTDFKLVELARLENFSSDHFPILLSLQYEQAASAEQEEPEAEPEDIELANEKISKEVPE; this comes from the coding sequence ACTGGACATTCCGGGTTTTCGAATACCCGCGGTTGCAGAAACTCGTCCTCTGCGTGGCTGTCACCGGCATTTACATTAGTCTGTTTTTCTCGACCGATTTGCAGACACTCATCCTGTCGGGTGCCTTCCTATTAAACACCATTTATTTGTGCTACCTCGTGTACCCGTTTACGCGCCTTGCGGGGACTGTGATCGAGCCTGCCAAGAAGCACTTGCCCGAAAACCGCCTGTCGATCCTTTCATCGAATGTATTTCAGGACAACCGGAATACCGAGGGCTGCATGAACCTGATCCGGAAGTACGATCCCGACGTGCTGCTGCTGCTGGAAACCGACCGTTTCTGGCATGAAAGCACGCTGGCATTGCAAAAGGACTATCCGTACGAGGTGCCGGTGCCGCTGGAAAACACCTATGGAATGCTGCTCTACTCGAAATTGGAGCTGTCGGATGTGCAGGTCCGCTACCTGGTCGACGAAGAAATACCTTCCATTAAAGCGCAGGTCGCATTGCCCTCGGGCCAGCGGATACAGCTGTTTTGCGTGCACCCGACGCCGCCCGTGCCCGGAGAAAACCTGCATTCCACCGAGCGCGACAAGGAACTGCTGCTGGTAGCTAAGGAGGTTAAAGCCAGCCGGTTACCCTGCATTGTGGTGGGCGACCTGAACGACGTGGCGTGGTCCTACACCACCGATCTTTTTACCAAAATCAGCGGCCTGCTCGATCCGCGCATTGGGCGGGGTTTTTACAATACCTTCCATGCGGGTATGCCGCTGCTGCGTTTCCCGCTCGATCACGTGTTTTGTTCCACCGATTTCAAGCTGGTAGAACTCGCGCGGCTCGAAAATTTCTCATCCGACCATTTCCCTATCCTGCTTTCGCTACAATATGAGCAGGCGGCAAGTGCGGAGCAGGAAGAGCCCGAGGCCGAACCGGAGGACATTGAGCTCGCCAACGAAAAAATCTCGAAGGAAGTGCCCGAGTGA